A genome region from Pseudomonas sp. N3-W includes the following:
- a CDS encoding sulfonate ABC transporter substrate-binding protein, giving the protein MRTVILRRGLVALFVAAVSLGVISQAQAEALRIGYQKYGTLVLLKAKGTLEKRLAAQGVDVQWTEFPGGPQLLEGLNVGSIDFGVTGETPPVFAQAAGADLLYVAYEPPAPSSEAILVPKDSPIKSVQDLKGKKVVLNKGSNVHYLLVRALEDAGLKYTDIQTVFLAPADARAAFERGSVDAWVIWDPYQAAAEKQLQARTLRDGQGIVDNHQFYLATKPYAQKNPEVIKALVEEVRAVGEWSKANPEEVTQQVSPLLGLPADITLTSVKRQGYGALFITPEVVAAQQKIADSFYQLKLIPKPLSIKDVIWTPPAAVAKAQ; this is encoded by the coding sequence ATGCGCACTGTCATTTTGCGTCGTGGTCTGGTCGCTCTGTTTGTTGCGGCTGTGTCCCTCGGCGTTATTTCTCAAGCACAGGCTGAGGCGTTACGAATCGGCTACCAGAAGTACGGCACCCTGGTGCTGCTCAAAGCCAAGGGCACGCTGGAAAAGCGCCTCGCCGCTCAAGGCGTGGACGTGCAATGGACTGAGTTCCCTGGCGGCCCGCAACTGCTCGAAGGCCTGAACGTCGGCTCCATTGACTTCGGCGTGACCGGCGAAACCCCACCGGTATTCGCCCAGGCGGCCGGCGCCGACCTGCTCTACGTCGCCTACGAACCACCGGCCCCGAGCAGCGAAGCGATCCTCGTACCGAAGGACTCGCCGATCAAATCGGTGCAGGACCTCAAGGGCAAGAAAGTCGTGCTCAACAAGGGCTCCAACGTCCATTACCTGCTGGTCCGCGCCCTCGAAGACGCCGGCCTCAAATACACCGACATCCAGACCGTGTTCCTCGCACCTGCCGATGCCCGCGCCGCGTTCGAGCGTGGCAGCGTCGATGCCTGGGTCATCTGGGATCCGTACCAGGCCGCCGCCGAGAAGCAGCTGCAAGCGCGCACCCTGCGCGATGGCCAGGGCATCGTCGATAACCATCAGTTCTACCTGGCGACCAAGCCCTATGCGCAGAAAAATCCCGAGGTGATCAAAGCCCTGGTCGAAGAAGTGCGCGCGGTCGGCGAGTGGTCGAAGGCCAATCCTGAAGAAGTGACCCAACAAGTTTCACCACTGCTCGGTTTGCCGGCAGACATCACCCTGACCTCGGTGAAACGCCAGGGCTATGGCGCCTTGTTCATCACTCCGGAGGTGGTCGCTGCGCAACAGAAAATCGCCGACAGCTTCTACCAGCTCAAATTGATCCCCAAACCCTTGAGCATCAAGGACGTGATCTGGACACCACCGGCAGCCGTTGCCAAAGCGCAGTAA
- the ssuD gene encoding FMNH2-dependent alkanesulfonate monooxygenase, with translation MSLNIFWFLPTHGDGHYLGTAEGARAVDHGYLQQVAQAADRLGFGGVLIPTGRSCEDSWLVAASLIPVTQRLKFLVALRPGIISPTVAARQAATLDRLSGGRALFNLVTGGDPEELAGDGLFLSHEERYQASVEFTRIWRRVLEGETVDYDGEHISVKGAKLLYPPIQQPRPPLYFGGSSEAAQDLAAEQVEMVLTWGEPPAAVAEKIEQVRAKAAKLGRTVRFGIRLHVIVRETNDEAWQAADRLISHLDDDTIARAQASLARFDSVGQQRMAALHGGSRDNLEVSPNLWAGVGLVRGGAGTALVGDGPTVAARVKEYADLGIDTFIFSGYPHLEESYRVAELLFPHLDIERPQLPQGANYVSPFGEMVANDILPKAASQS, from the coding sequence ATGAGCCTCAATATTTTCTGGTTCCTGCCTACCCACGGCGACGGCCATTACCTTGGCACCGCCGAAGGCGCTCGCGCCGTTGACCACGGCTATCTGCAACAAGTCGCACAGGCGGCGGATCGCCTGGGCTTCGGCGGGGTGTTGATTCCCACCGGGCGTTCCTGCGAAGACTCGTGGCTGGTGGCCGCGTCGCTGATCCCGGTGACCCAGCGTCTGAAATTTCTTGTCGCCCTGCGCCCCGGGATCATTTCCCCGACGGTCGCGGCGCGGCAGGCGGCGACGCTGGATCGTTTGTCCGGGGGCCGTGCGCTGTTCAACCTGGTCACCGGCGGCGATCCGGAAGAACTGGCCGGCGACGGTCTGTTCCTCAGCCATGAAGAGCGTTATCAGGCGTCCGTGGAGTTCACCCGCATCTGGCGCCGCGTGCTGGAAGGCGAAACCGTCGATTACGACGGCGAGCACATCAGCGTCAAAGGTGCGAAATTGCTCTATCCGCCAATCCAGCAACCGCGTCCGCCGCTGTATTTCGGTGGTTCTTCCGAAGCTGCGCAGGATCTGGCCGCCGAGCAGGTGGAAATGGTGCTCACCTGGGGCGAACCACCGGCCGCCGTGGCCGAGAAGATTGAACAGGTTCGCGCCAAAGCGGCGAAGCTGGGTCGCACGGTGCGTTTCGGAATTCGCCTGCATGTGATCGTGCGCGAAACCAACGACGAAGCCTGGCAAGCGGCAGACCGGTTGATCTCGCATCTGGACGACGACACCATTGCTCGCGCTCAAGCCTCGCTGGCGCGCTTTGATTCTGTTGGGCAGCAACGCATGGCCGCGTTGCACGGTGGTAGCCGCGACAATCTGGAAGTCAGCCCCAACCTCTGGGCCGGTGTCGGTCTGGTGCGTGGCGGTGCCGGTACGGCGTTGGTGGGTGATGGTCCGACCGTGGCTGCTCGTGTGAAGGAATACGCGGACCTGGGTATCGACACCTTCATCTTCTCCGGTTATCCACACCTGGAAGAGTCGTACCGCGTCGCCGAACTGCTGTTCCCGCACCTCGATATCGAGCGTCCGCAGCTGCCGCAAGGCGCCAACTATGTCAGCCCGTTCGGTGAGATGGTGGCCAACGACATCCTTCCCAAAGCCGCGTCCCAGAGCTGA
- a CDS encoding molybdopterin-binding protein, whose amino-acid sequence MTIKAINVRNQFKGSIKEIVLGDVLSEIDVQTASGIVTSVITTRSVKELELVVGSEVIAFVKSTEVSIAKL is encoded by the coding sequence ATGACTATCAAAGCCATCAACGTTCGTAACCAGTTCAAAGGCTCGATCAAGGAAATCGTGCTGGGTGACGTGCTGTCGGAAATCGACGTGCAGACCGCGTCCGGCATCGTCACTTCCGTCATCACCACCCGTTCGGTGAAAGAGCTGGAACTGGTGGTCGGCAGCGAAGTGATCGCGTTCGTGAAATCCACCGAGGTGTCGATCGCCAAGTTGTAA
- the ssuB gene encoding aliphatic sulfonates ABC transporter ATP-binding protein, producing the protein MTAQQPPRLLRGIPLAVRKLQKTFGSRQVLREIDLHIPAGQFVAVVGRSGCGKSTLLRLLAGLDLPTGGELLAGAAPLSDAHEDTRLMFQEARLLPWKKVIDNVGLGLKGNWRPQALEALESVGLADRANEWPAALSGGQKQRVALARALIHQPRLLLLDEPLGALDALTRIEMQQLIERLWRKHGFTVLLVTHDVSEAVAIADRVILIEEGEVGLDLHVELPRPRVRGSHRLAALETEVLNRVLSLPGEPPEPEPVSPLPTQLRWAQ; encoded by the coding sequence ATGACGGCTCAACAACCTCCACGCCTGCTGCGCGGGATTCCGCTGGCGGTGCGCAAGCTGCAAAAGACCTTCGGTTCGCGGCAGGTGCTGCGCGAGATCGACCTGCACATACCGGCCGGTCAGTTCGTTGCCGTGGTGGGCCGTAGCGGGTGCGGCAAAAGTACTTTGCTGCGTTTGCTCGCCGGCCTCGATCTACCCACAGGGGGGGAATTGCTCGCCGGCGCGGCGCCGCTGAGCGATGCGCATGAGGACACCCGGCTGATGTTCCAGGAAGCGCGTCTGCTGCCTTGGAAAAAGGTCATCGACAATGTCGGTCTCGGGCTCAAGGGCAACTGGCGACCGCAAGCGCTGGAGGCTCTGGAGTCGGTGGGCCTGGCTGATCGCGCCAACGAGTGGCCAGCCGCATTGTCCGGTGGCCAGAAGCAGCGTGTGGCGCTGGCTCGCGCATTGATCCACCAGCCGCGTCTGTTGCTGCTGGACGAACCGCTGGGTGCACTGGATGCCCTGACCCGAATCGAGATGCAGCAACTGATCGAGCGGCTCTGGCGCAAACATGGTTTCACCGTGTTGCTGGTCACCCATGACGTCAGTGAAGCGGTGGCAATTGCCGATCGGGTGATTCTGATCGAAGAGGGCGAAGTCGGCCTTGACCTGCATGTGGAGCTGCCACGCCCTCGGGTACGCGGCTCGCATCGCTTGGCGGCGCTGGAAACCGAAGTCCTCAATCGCGTGCTGTCACTGCCCGGCGAACCGCCGGAACCGGAACCCGTTTCACCATTGCCTACGCAATTGCGCTGGGCTCAATAA
- a CDS encoding TetR/AcrR family transcriptional regulator, protein MTRLATPRKPRARSQGRIDSILDAARTLLATEGVASLSIYSVAERAQIPPSSVYHFFASVPALLEALTADVHAAFRACLQAPIDHEALNGWRDLSRLVEQRMLDIYDEDAAARQLILAQHGLTEVTQADRQHDIELGDLMHKLFDHHFELPRLPTDVDVFALAMELGDRVYARSVQLHGQITPRMAEEGMRVFDAYLGLYLPPYLPKRAIPA, encoded by the coding sequence ATGACCCGACTCGCCACCCCACGCAAACCCCGCGCCCGCAGCCAGGGCCGGATCGATTCGATCCTTGATGCCGCCCGCACGCTGTTGGCGACCGAAGGCGTGGCCAGTCTGTCGATCTACAGTGTCGCCGAGCGCGCGCAGATTCCGCCCTCCTCCGTCTACCACTTCTTCGCCAGCGTTCCGGCGCTGCTGGAAGCGCTGACTGCCGATGTTCACGCCGCGTTTCGCGCCTGCCTGCAAGCCCCTATCGACCACGAAGCCCTCAACGGCTGGCGCGACCTGTCGCGGCTGGTGGAACAGCGCATGCTCGATATCTATGACGAAGACGCCGCCGCCCGCCAGCTGATCCTCGCGCAGCACGGCCTGACCGAAGTGACCCAGGCCGACCGTCAGCACGACATCGAACTGGGCGACCTGATGCACAAGCTGTTCGATCATCATTTCGAGCTGCCAAGACTGCCGACGGACGTCGATGTGTTTGCCCTGGCGATGGAGCTGGGCGACCGCGTTTACGCGCGCTCAGTGCAGTTGCACGGGCAGATCACGCCGCGCATGGCCGAGGAAGGGATGCGAGTGTTTGATGCGTATCTGGGGCTGTATCTGCCGCCGTATTTGCCCAAGCGCGCTATTCCAGCCTGA
- the ssuE gene encoding NADPH-dependent FMN reductase: MLVVSLGGSPSLRSRSGVLLERSQRWLQQHGVEVVSYQIRDFPAEDLLHARFGSPKVIDLLQQIENADGLLIATPVYKASFSGALKTVLDLLPERALSHKVVLPMATGGSIAHMLAVDYALKPVLSALKAQEMLQGIFAEDSQIAYGEGSAQAQLAPELEQRLNEALEQFHSAMARRPKPLDPNLLNERLLSARWSI; this comes from the coding sequence ATGCTGGTCGTCTCACTCGGTGGCAGTCCCAGCCTACGCTCGCGCTCCGGGGTGCTGCTGGAGCGCTCCCAGCGCTGGTTGCAGCAACACGGGGTGGAAGTGGTGAGCTACCAGATACGGGACTTCCCGGCTGAAGACTTGCTCCACGCCCGTTTCGGCAGCCCGAAGGTGATCGACCTGTTGCAACAGATTGAAAACGCCGACGGCCTGCTGATCGCCACGCCGGTCTACAAGGCGTCGTTCTCCGGCGCTCTGAAAACCGTGCTGGACTTGCTCCCCGAACGCGCCCTGAGCCACAAAGTGGTTCTGCCAATGGCCACCGGTGGCAGCATCGCGCACATGCTGGCGGTGGATTACGCGCTCAAACCGGTGCTGTCGGCATTGAAAGCCCAGGAAATGCTCCAGGGGATTTTCGCCGAAGACAGCCAGATCGCTTACGGCGAAGGCAGTGCCCAGGCGCAACTGGCGCCGGAGCTGGAGCAACGCTTGAACGAAGCGCTGGAGCAATTTCACAGCGCCATGGCGAGACGGCCCAAGCCGCTCGATCCCAACCTGTTGAACGAACGTTTGTTGAGTGCTCGCTGGAGCATTTGA
- a CDS encoding glutamine synthetase family protein, protein MSNNLDQLTDWLKDHKITEVECMIGDLTGITRGKISPTNKFIAEKGMRLPESVLLQTVTGDYVEDDIYYELLDPADIDMICRPDQNAVFLVPWAIEPTAQVIHDTYDKQGNPIELSPRNVLKKVLKLYSDRGWQPIVAPEMEFYLTKRCEDPDFPLQPPIGRSGRPETGRQSFSIEAANEFDPLFEDVYDWCELQELDLDTLIHEDGTAQMEINFRHGDALSLADQILVFKRTMREAALKHNVAATFMAKPMTGEPGSAMHLHQSIIDIETGKNVFSNEDGTMSQLFLNHIGGLQKFIPELLPLFAPNVNSFRRFLPDTSAPVNVEWGEENRTVGLRVPDAGPQNRRVENRLPGADANPYLAIAASLLCGFIGMVEGINPSAPVVGRGYERRNLRLPLTIEDALERMEHSATIEKYLGKKFITGYVAVKRAEHENFKRVISSWEREFLLFAV, encoded by the coding sequence ATGAGTAACAACCTCGACCAGCTCACCGATTGGTTGAAAGACCACAAGATCACAGAAGTCGAATGCATGATTGGCGACTTGACCGGTATCACCCGGGGCAAGATCTCGCCGACCAACAAGTTCATCGCCGAAAAAGGCATGCGCCTGCCCGAAAGCGTTCTATTACAGACCGTGACCGGCGACTATGTCGAAGACGACATCTATTACGAACTGCTCGACCCGGCCGACATCGACATGATCTGCCGTCCCGACCAGAACGCCGTGTTCCTGGTGCCTTGGGCCATCGAGCCCACCGCGCAGGTGATCCACGACACTTATGACAAGCAAGGCAACCCGATCGAGCTGTCGCCGCGCAACGTCCTGAAGAAAGTCCTGAAACTCTACTCCGACCGCGGCTGGCAGCCCATCGTGGCGCCGGAAATGGAGTTCTACCTGACCAAGCGCTGCGAAGACCCGGACTTTCCGCTGCAACCGCCGATTGGCCGTTCCGGTCGCCCGGAAACCGGTCGTCAGTCGTTCTCCATCGAGGCGGCGAACGAATTCGATCCGCTGTTCGAAGACGTCTATGACTGGTGCGAATTGCAGGAGCTGGACCTCGACACGCTGATCCACGAGGACGGCACGGCGCAGATGGAAATCAACTTCCGTCACGGCGACGCGTTGTCGCTGGCCGACCAGATTCTGGTGTTCAAACGCACCATGCGCGAAGCCGCGCTCAAGCACAACGTGGCCGCCACCTTCATGGCCAAGCCCATGACCGGCGAGCCGGGCAGTGCGATGCACTTGCACCAGAGCATCATCGACATCGAGACCGGCAAGAACGTCTTCTCCAATGAAGACGGGACCATGAGCCAGTTGTTCCTGAATCACATCGGTGGCCTGCAGAAATTCATTCCTGAGTTGCTGCCGCTGTTCGCGCCCAACGTCAACTCGTTCCGCCGCTTCCTGCCAGACACATCGGCACCGGTGAACGTGGAGTGGGGCGAAGAAAACCGCACCGTGGGCCTGCGGGTTCCGGACGCGGGGCCGCAGAACCGTCGGGTGGAAAACCGTCTGCCGGGCGCCGACGCCAACCCGTACCTGGCGATTGCCGCGAGCCTGCTCTGCGGTTTCATCGGCATGGTCGAAGGCATCAACCCGAGTGCCCCAGTGGTGGGCCGTGGCTATGAGCGCCGCAACCTGCGCCTGCCACTGACCATCGAGGACGCGCTGGAGCGTATGGAACACAGCGCGACCATCGAGAAATACCTGGGCAAGAAATTCATCACTGGCTACGTCGCGGTCAAGCGGGCCGAGCATGAAAACTTCAAGCGCGTGATCAGTTCGTGGGAGCGGGAATTCCTGCTCTTCGCCGTCTGA
- the ssuC gene encoding aliphatic sulfonate ABC transporter permease SsuC — MKKFIHNLAPWALPVLLLAVWQLSVSAGWLSTRILPSPVAVIEAAVNLVRSGDIWTHLAISSWRAAVGFLIGGGIGLALGFITGLSKWGERLLDSSVQMVRNVPHLALIPLVILWFGIDESAKIFLVALGTVFPIYLNTYHGIRNVDPALVEMARSYGLSGFSLFRQVILPGALPSILVGVRFALGFMWLTLIVAETISASSGIGYLAMNAREFLQTDVVVVAILLYAVLGKLADVAARGLERVWLRWHPAYQVAKGGAA, encoded by the coding sequence ATGAAGAAATTTATTCACAACCTCGCGCCGTGGGCGTTGCCGGTGTTGTTGCTGGCGGTGTGGCAGTTGTCGGTGTCGGCGGGCTGGTTGTCGACGCGGATTCTGCCCTCGCCGGTGGCGGTGATTGAAGCCGCCGTGAACCTGGTCCGCAGCGGTGATATCTGGACCCACCTGGCGATCAGCAGTTGGCGTGCCGCCGTCGGTTTCCTGATTGGCGGCGGTATCGGTCTGGCGCTGGGCTTTATCACCGGCCTGTCGAAATGGGGCGAACGCCTGCTCGACAGTTCGGTACAGATGGTGCGCAACGTGCCGCACCTGGCGCTGATCCCGCTGGTGATCCTGTGGTTCGGCATCGATGAATCGGCGAAGATTTTCCTGGTGGCGCTGGGCACAGTGTTCCCGATTTATCTCAACACCTATCACGGCATCCGCAATGTCGACCCGGCGCTGGTGGAGATGGCGCGCAGCTATGGGTTGTCCGGTTTCAGCCTGTTCCGCCAGGTGATTCTGCCGGGAGCACTGCCATCGATTCTGGTGGGTGTGCGCTTTGCGCTGGGCTTCATGTGGCTGACGCTGATCGTCGCGGAAACCATTTCCGCCAGCTCCGGCATCGGCTATCTGGCGATGAATGCCCGGGAGTTCTTGCAGACTGACGTCGTGGTCGTAGCGATTCTGTTGTACGCGGTGCTCGGCAAACTGGCCGATGTGGCGGCCCGTGGACTTGAGCGCGTTTGGCTGCGCTGGCATCCGGCGTATCAGGTTGCCAAGGGAGGCGCTGCATGA
- a CDS encoding peroxiredoxin: MSLRLGDIAPDFEQDSSAGTIRFHEWLGDSWGVLFSHPADFTPVCTTELGFTAKLKDEFAQRGVKAIALSVDPVDSHHKWIEDINETQHTIVNFPILADADRKVSDLYDLIHPNANDTLTVRSLFVIDPNKKIRLTITYPASTGRNFHEILRVIDSLQLTDNYKVATPANWQDGDEVVIVPSLKDEDEIKKRFPKGYRAVKPYLRLTPQPNK; the protein is encoded by the coding sequence ATGAGCCTCAGACTTGGCGACATCGCCCCCGATTTCGAACAGGATTCCAGCGCCGGCACTATCCGTTTCCACGAATGGCTGGGTGATAGCTGGGGCGTGCTGTTTTCCCATCCGGCGGACTTCACCCCGGTGTGCACCACCGAGTTGGGTTTTACCGCCAAGCTGAAAGACGAATTCGCCCAACGCGGCGTCAAGGCCATCGCGCTCTCCGTGGACCCGGTCGACTCGCACCACAAATGGATCGAGGACATCAACGAAACCCAGCACACCATCGTCAACTTCCCGATCCTGGCGGATGCTGATCGCAAGGTTTCGGACCTGTATGACCTGATTCACCCCAATGCCAATGACACGCTCACTGTGCGCTCCCTGTTCGTGATCGACCCGAACAAGAAGATTCGCCTGACCATCACTTACCCGGCCAGCACCGGGCGCAACTTTCATGAAATCCTGCGGGTGATCGATTCGCTGCAGCTCACCGACAACTACAAGGTGGCCACCCCGGCCAATTGGCAGGACGGTGATGAAGTGGTGATCGTGCCGTCGCTCAAGGATGAAGATGAAATCAAGAAGCGCTTTCCCAAGGGCTATCGTGCGGTGAAGCCGTATCTGCGCCTGACGCCGCAGCCCAATAAGTAA
- a CDS encoding glutamine synthetase family protein, with amino-acid sequence MSVPPRAVQLNEANAFLKEHPEVLYVDLLIADMNGVVRGKRIERTSLHKVYEKGINLPASLFALDINGSTVESTGLGLDIGDADRICYPIPDTLCNEPWQKRPTAQLLMTMHELEGEPFFADPREVLRQVVAKFDELGLTICAAFELEFYLIDQENVNGRPQPPRSPISGKRPHSTQVYLIDDLDEYVDCLQDILEGAKEQGIPADAIVKESAPAQFEVNLHHVADPIKACDYAVLLKRLIKNIAYDHEMDTTFMAKPYPGQAGNGLHVHISILDKDGKNIFASEDPEQNAALRHAIGGVLETLPAQMAFLCPNVNSYRRFGAQFYVPNSPCWGLDNRTVAIRVPTGSSDAVRIEHRVAGADANPYLLMASVLAGVHHGLTNKIEPGAPVEGNSYEQNEQSLPNNLRDALRELDDSEVMAKYIDPKYIDIFVACKESELEEFEHSISDLEYNWYLHTV; translated from the coding sequence ATGTCGGTACCCCCGCGTGCCGTTCAGCTTAACGAAGCGAACGCGTTCCTTAAGGAACATCCTGAGGTTCTGTACGTTGACCTTCTGATTGCGGATATGAATGGTGTGGTGCGCGGCAAGCGCATCGAACGCACCAGCCTCCACAAGGTTTACGAGAAAGGCATCAACCTGCCGGCCTCTCTATTTGCTCTGGATATCAATGGCTCGACGGTGGAAAGCACCGGCCTGGGCCTGGACATCGGCGACGCTGACCGAATCTGTTATCCAATCCCCGACACCCTGTGCAATGAGCCCTGGCAGAAGCGCCCTACCGCGCAACTGTTGATGACCATGCACGAACTCGAAGGTGAACCTTTCTTCGCCGATCCTCGCGAAGTGCTGCGTCAGGTCGTGGCCAAGTTCGATGAACTGGGACTGACCATCTGCGCCGCGTTCGAACTGGAGTTCTACCTGATCGACCAGGAGAACGTGAACGGTCGACCGCAACCGCCTCGCTCGCCGATCTCCGGCAAACGTCCGCACTCGACACAGGTCTACCTGATCGACGACCTCGACGAATACGTCGACTGCCTCCAGGACATTCTGGAAGGTGCCAAAGAGCAAGGCATCCCGGCCGACGCCATCGTCAAGGAAAGTGCCCCGGCGCAGTTCGAAGTGAACCTGCACCACGTGGCCGACCCGATCAAGGCATGCGACTACGCCGTCCTGCTCAAGCGCCTGATCAAGAACATCGCCTACGACCATGAAATGGACACCACCTTCATGGCCAAGCCTTACCCAGGCCAGGCGGGTAATGGTTTGCACGTCCACATCTCAATTCTCGACAAAGATGGCAAGAATATTTTTGCCAGTGAGGATCCCGAGCAGAACGCCGCACTGCGTCACGCGATCGGCGGTGTGCTCGAGACCCTACCGGCGCAGATGGCTTTCCTGTGCCCGAACGTCAACTCGTACCGTCGTTTCGGCGCACAGTTCTACGTGCCGAACTCGCCGTGCTGGGGCCTGGATAACCGCACCGTCGCGATTCGCGTACCGACCGGTTCCTCCGATGCCGTGCGCATCGAACACCGCGTAGCCGGCGCCGACGCCAACCCGTACCTGCTGATGGCTTCGGTCCTGGCAGGCGTGCACCACGGCCTGACCAACAAGATCGAGCCTGGCGCACCGGTGGAAGGCAACAGCTACGAGCAGAACGAGCAAAGCCTGCCGAACAACCTGCGCGATGCATTGCGCGAGCTGGACGACAGCGAAGTCATGGCCAAGTACATCGATCCGAAATACATCGATATCTTTGTGGCCTGCAAGGAAAGCGAGCTGGAGGAGTTCGAACACTCCATCTCCGACCTTGAGTACAACTGGTACCTGCATACCGTTTAA
- a CDS encoding carbonic anhydrase: MKKQLSGAVALIIAGLCSIAWATTGQPPAWSYTAPTGPENWGELHSEYERCTSGKAQSPIDIDTAVQTESGPLTFAYQPGHAVVLNNGHTIEVSPVNAGSITLASGNYSLVQLHFHTPSEEKIQGRTYPLNAHLVHRNAVGELAVVALLFEEGAHNPTLERILANMPGNTGGVANLDRLSVIDLLPTTHKHYAYSGSLTTPPCTEDVRWHVLSTVMQLSPAQLQAFQALYPMNARPVQPLNGRQVHIGG, translated from the coding sequence ATGAAAAAACAGCTCTCTGGTGCAGTTGCATTGATCATCGCCGGCTTGTGCAGCATCGCTTGGGCAACGACGGGACAGCCCCCGGCATGGAGTTACACCGCGCCCACCGGCCCGGAAAACTGGGGCGAATTGCACAGCGAATATGAACGCTGCACATCCGGCAAAGCCCAGTCACCCATCGATATAGATACAGCAGTCCAGACAGAATCTGGGCCGCTGACGTTCGCCTATCAGCCGGGCCACGCGGTTGTCCTGAACAACGGCCATACCATCGAAGTGTCTCCCGTAAATGCGGGCAGCATCACGCTGGCCTCTGGCAACTATTCACTCGTGCAGCTGCACTTCCATACGCCCAGCGAAGAAAAAATCCAGGGGCGCACCTACCCGCTGAATGCGCACCTCGTCCACCGCAACGCAGTTGGTGAGCTCGCAGTCGTTGCGCTGCTGTTTGAAGAAGGTGCACACAACCCGACACTGGAGCGGATCCTGGCAAACATGCCAGGCAATACGGGCGGCGTTGCGAACCTGGACAGGCTGAGCGTCATCGATCTCTTGCCCACGACTCACAAGCACTACGCCTACAGCGGATCCCTGACGACGCCCCCCTGTACCGAAGACGTACGCTGGCATGTGCTTTCCACCGTCATGCAACTTTCCCCGGCGCAACTGCAGGCCTTCCAGGCGCTGTACCCGATGAATGCCCGCCCTGTTCAACCCCTCAATGGCCGGCAGGTGCATATCGGTGGCTAA